Within Acetobacter vaccinii, the genomic segment CGATACGCCAGGGCGGTCCAAAATCGCCGCTACTTACACTTAGCCGTTTTGGCATGATGGGAGGGGGCTTAATCATAGCGTTTGCATGTTTCTGGGGCTTCATCAGACGCTACCGGAAATAAGAGAATAACGAAGGAGTTAATCTTATGTTCATAAAACAATCATCTATGTGGTTTAAATCTGCATTTGGCGTCTGTGCTCTCAGTGTATTGGCGACCACGGCTCCCGTATACGCGCAGGATACAAAAGAAGCATCGCCGATATCCGTCGAAACTGCCAATCTAAAAAAAAATATCGTTGGTGTGTGGGGGCTTGTTTCTTACAAAGTGGAAGATAAAGAAACGGGTAAAATGATTGATGCGATGGGTTCATCTCCCCGTGGTCGTGTTATTTTCACGCCCAATGGATGGGTTGCTTTCAATCTTGAAGGAAGCGACCGGCAGCCGGCAAAAACGGACGAAGACCGCGCCCATCTGATGAAAACCCTTGTCGCGTATATTGGTCGTTACAGAGTTGAAGGCAACCAGTG encodes:
- a CDS encoding lipocalin-like domain-containing protein — encoded protein: MFIKQSSMWFKSAFGVCALSVLATTAPVYAQDTKEASPISVETANLKKNIVGVWGLVSYKVEDKETGKMIDAMGSSPRGRVIFTPNGWVAFNLEGSDRQPAKTDEDRAHLMKTLVAYIGRYRVEGNQWITSVQTAWAPEWVGTEQRRTIEIDGDFADVITPWRKMPNWDSGKLSRSIIRFKRIE